The Rhizobium sp. SL42 genome includes a region encoding these proteins:
- a CDS encoding class II glutamine amidotransferase, which yields MCGIVGLFLKDKALEPQLGTLLSDMLIVMTDRGPDSAGIAIYRGAAQGRAKVTIQSAEPAVDFAGLEADLGKAGISASVIVKSTHAVVEVDVSRLADIRAIFAGIRPNVRIMGSGESVEIFKETGLPKDVVARFDVRSMSGSHGIGHTRMATESAVTTLGAHPFSTGADQCLVHNGSLSNHNNLRRELVREGMAFETQNDSEVAAAYLTAEMAKGKDLGQALTGALDDLDGFFTFVVGTKSGFGVVRDPIACKPAVMAETDQYVAFGSEYRALVNLPGIETALVWEPEPATVYFWDHGKAA from the coding sequence ATGTGCGGCATCGTTGGTTTGTTCCTCAAAGACAAGGCGCTCGAACCGCAGCTCGGGACGCTGCTGTCCGACATGCTGATTGTCATGACCGACAGGGGGCCGGATTCGGCCGGCATCGCAATCTATCGCGGTGCGGCCCAAGGCAGGGCCAAGGTCACGATCCAGTCGGCGGAGCCGGCAGTCGATTTTGCCGGGCTGGAGGCCGATCTCGGCAAGGCTGGGATTTCCGCATCCGTCATTGTCAAGAGTACCCATGCGGTGGTCGAAGTCGACGTGTCTCGGCTTGCCGATATACGCGCCATCTTCGCCGGTATCCGTCCAAACGTGCGTATCATGGGCTCGGGGGAGAGTGTCGAGATCTTCAAGGAGACCGGCCTGCCGAAGGATGTCGTTGCCCGCTTTGATGTCCGCTCGATGTCGGGCTCGCATGGCATCGGCCATACGCGCATGGCGACCGAAAGTGCCGTCACCACGCTGGGCGCCCATCCGTTCTCGACCGGCGCCGACCAGTGCCTGGTGCACAATGGCTCGCTGTCGAACCACAACAACCTGCGCCGCGAACTGGTGCGGGAAGGCATGGCCTTTGAAACGCAAAACGACTCGGAAGTGGCCGCTGCCTATCTCACCGCTGAAATGGCCAAGGGCAAGGATCTCGGTCAGGCGCTGACCGGCGCGCTCGACGATCTCGACGGCTTCTTTACCTTCGTCGTCGGCACAAAATCAGGATTCGGCGTGGTGCGTGATCCGATCGCCTGCAAGCCTGCCGTCATGGCCGAGACCGATCAATATGTGGCCTTCGGCTCCGAATATCGCGCTCTGGTCAATCTGCCTGGCATCGAGACAGCCCTCGTCTGGGAGCCGGAGCCGGCCACCGTCTATTTCTGGGATCACGGCAAGGCTGCCTGA
- a CDS encoding GXGXG domain-containing protein, with translation MPIFDLSQTPLRELNSALHKLGQGANDTAFEVINPRGSHSVAVGIDTPVTVEVKGSVGYYCAGMNDGGTVTVHGSAGPGVAENMMSGTVIIEGDASQYAGATGRGGLLVIKGNAASRCGISMKGIDIVVHGSIGHMSAFMGQSGHLVVCGDAGEALGDSLYEAKLFIRGTVKSLGADCIEKQMKPKHLAKLAELLQQAGITDVKPEEFKRYGSARKLYNFNIDNADAY, from the coding sequence ATGCCTATCTTCGATCTTTCCCAAACGCCGCTTCGCGAACTCAACAGTGCCCTGCATAAACTCGGCCAGGGCGCCAATGATACAGCCTTTGAGGTGATCAATCCGCGCGGCAGCCATTCAGTTGCCGTCGGCATCGACACACCGGTCACCGTCGAGGTCAAAGGCTCGGTCGGTTACTACTGCGCCGGCATGAACGATGGCGGAACCGTCACCGTGCATGGGTCTGCCGGCCCGGGCGTGGCCGAAAACATGATGTCGGGCACCGTGATCATAGAGGGAGATGCCTCGCAATATGCTGGCGCCACCGGGCGCGGTGGCCTCCTGGTGATCAAGGGCAATGCGGCGTCCCGCTGCGGCATCTCGATGAAAGGCATCGACATCGTCGTGCATGGCTCGATCGGCCATATGTCTGCTTTCATGGGCCAGTCGGGTCATCTGGTCGTCTGCGGCGATGCAGGAGAAGCGCTCGGCGACAGTCTCTACGAGGCAAAGCTCTTCATACGCGGCACGGTAAAAAGCCTCGGCGCCGATTGCATCGAAAAGCAGATGAAGCCCAAACATCTGGCAAAGCTTGCCGAGCTTCTGCAGCAGGCCGGCATCACCGACGTCAAGCCGGAAGAGTTCAAGCGTTACGGCTCGGCCCGCAAGCTCTACAATTTCAACATCGACAACGCCGACGCGTATTGA
- a CDS encoding helix-turn-helix domain-containing protein, with translation MAKSGKQQANPAKAALAQDPHAVREPRANNLEMAIGHEVRIYRKKLGITVADMAVATGMSVGMLSKIENGNISPSLTTLQALSKALGVPITAFFRGFEEPRSASFVKAGEGVNLERRGTRAGHHYSLLGHIENNTSGVVVEPYLITLNAESDVFPTFQHEGMEFLYMLEGEVIYRHGDSLYRMAAGDSLFFDADAPHGPEELVKLPARYLSIIAYPQQR, from the coding sequence ATGGCAAAGAGCGGGAAACAACAGGCGAACCCTGCCAAGGCGGCACTTGCCCAGGACCCGCACGCCGTCCGCGAACCACGCGCCAACAATCTGGAAATGGCGATCGGACACGAGGTGCGCATTTATCGCAAGAAACTCGGCATCACAGTGGCCGACATGGCGGTGGCGACCGGCATGTCGGTCGGCATGCTGTCGAAGATCGAGAACGGCAATATCTCGCCCTCGCTGACCACATTGCAGGCCCTGTCGAAGGCTCTGGGCGTACCGATTACCGCCTTCTTTCGCGGCTTTGAGGAACCGCGCAGTGCTAGCTTCGTCAAGGCCGGCGAAGGTGTGAACCTGGAGCGCCGCGGCACCCGTGCCGGTCACCACTACAGTCTACTCGGCCACATCGAGAACAACACCTCGGGCGTCGTCGTCGAACCCTATTTGATCACGCTGAACGCGGAATCGGACGTCTTTCCGACCTTCCAGCACGAGGGCATGGAGTTCCTCTACATGCTCGAGGGCGAGGTGATTTATCGCCATGGCGACAGCCTTTACCGGATGGCAGCCGGCGACAGCCTGTTCTTCGACGCAGATGCGCCGCATGGGCCGGAGGAACTGGTGAAACTGCCGGCGCGCTATCTCTCGATCATCGCCTATCCGCAACAGCGATAG